In Lacerta agilis isolate rLacAgi1 chromosome 8, rLacAgi1.pri, whole genome shotgun sequence, one genomic interval encodes:
- the FNDC8 gene encoding fibronectin type III domain-containing protein 8, with protein MFQLYRNHSSLPSESSDTSSSGFGSIIETPKHILYSACSLPHTLDDLLAGLSVPKKAARRPPPSRPRRNSSPTVPVDLDMSDGETSLSDSGSESPVCVELPPQPFIREHTVSSTNAQVSWSGPRNGELISFYELQLQEARLDGQGKNIHWFCSQTEEHLENLTPGTTYLLRVRSLNVAGAGKWSAPYKFGTMPSVAGMPLDPAPVTVTVRRCRKPQKKTIFIPAP; from the exons ATG TTTCAGCTCTACAGAAATCACTCGAGCCTTCCCAGTGAAAGCAGCGATACATCCAGCTCTGGCTTCGGCAGCATCATCGAAACCCCCAAACACATCCTCTACTCAGCCTGCAGTTTACCTCACACCTTGGACGACTTGCTGGCTGGGCTGTCGGTTCCGAAGAAAGCCGCTCGTAGGCCCCCGCCCAGCCGCCCTCGACGCAACAGCAGCCCCACCGTCCCTGTCGACCTGGACATGAGCGATGGGGAGACCAGCCTCTCCGACAGCGGCTCAGAGTCTCCTGTTTGTGTGGAACTGCCGCCACAGCCCTTCATCCGCGAGCACACTGTCAGCAGCACCAACGCTCAG gtTTCTTGGTCAGGCCCACGCAACGGGGAGTTGATTTCCTTTTACGAATTGCAGCTGCAGGAGGCCAGGCTGGATGGTCAAGGCAAGAACATCCACTGGTTTTGCTCGCAGACGGAAGAGCACCTGGAGAATCTGACTCCTGGCACTACGTACTTGCTCCGTGTGAGGTCTCTCAACGTGGCAGGTGCTGGGAAGTGGAGTGCACCCTATAAG TTTGGCACAATGCCTTCTGTGGCGGGCATGCCTCTGGACCCGGCTCCTGTCACTGTCACCGTGCGGCGGTGCAGGAAGCCCCAGAAGAAGACGATCTTTATCCCTGCCCCCTAA
- the SCN1B gene encoding sodium channel subunit beta-1: protein MATPRPISLLLCLALVTLCQGGCVEVDSYTEAVAGNSFQILCISCKKRSETEAEAFTEWFFKQKGEEEYVKILRYDPDERLNVMDPRFEGLVHWNGTKNIRDLQDLSIFILNVTFDHMGEYVCTVNRTLFFAAEFTHNIMVNKTIHVTVVDKQNREMASIVSEIMMYVLIVVLTIWLVAEMVYCYKKIAAATEAAAQENASEYLAITSESKENCTGVQVAE, encoded by the exons ATGGCGACCCCGCGCCCCATCTCGCTCCTGCTGTGCTTGGCCCTGG TGACGTTGTGCCAGGGTGGCTGCGTGGAGGTGGACTCGTACACTGAGGCCGTGGCTGGCAACAGCTTCCAGATCTTGTGCATCTCCTGCAAGAAGCGCAGCGAGACGGAAGCGGAGGCCTTCACTGAGTGGTTCTTCAAGCAGAAGGGGGAGGAAGAATATGTCAAG ATCCTTCGCTATGACCCAGATGAGAGGCTCAACGTGATGGATCCTCGCTTTGAAGGCCTGGTTCATTGGAACGGGACCAAGAACATCCGGGACTTGCAAGATCTCTCCATCTTCATACTTAACGTGACCTTTGACCATATGGGTGAATACGTCTGCACTGTTAACCGCACACTCTTTTTCGCGGCGGAGTTCACCCACAACATCATGGTCAACAAGACCATCCATGTTACAGTGGTAGACAAAC AAAACCGGGAAATGGCATCCATCGTTTCCGAGATCATGATGTACGTTCTCATCGTCGTCCTGACCATCTGGCTGGTGGCTGAGATGGTCTACTGCTACAAGAAGATCGCCGCGGCAACGGAGGCAGCTGCTCAAGAGAATGC CTCTGAGTACTTGGCCATCACGTCGGAAAGTAAGGAAAACTGTACAGGGGTGCAGGTAGCTGAATAG